A window from Triticum aestivum cultivar Chinese Spring chromosome 6D, IWGSC CS RefSeq v2.1, whole genome shotgun sequence encodes these proteins:
- the LOC123143459 gene encoding putative F-box/LRR-repeat protein At5g02700: MENNKEAAGAAAGAAAAESDGTAEKRARSGDCDDAADDFISSLPDAVLGTIISLLPTKDGGRTRVLSRRWRHLWRSAPLNLEVSTRPPDADADAAGPVPTSSRVPPSVVSEIISKHPGPARRFSLHCRGDGDLCPQAESWLRSRALANLQELDISYAEPPLLTSVLRSASNILVAKISHCDFEPAMINFPFLKKLSLFRLTISADLFPGLLSCCHALESLSMTKVRAVGCLRLSSPTIRTIIFRHSYGETAELVIEDAPRLVRLLVPYCERDDSVTVRVIRAPNLEILGPFFVVVSKLLLFQGISLVSSTNSMRTLKVLALKSSGQKLNAVLNILRGFPCLEKLCVIFHTNRERNDDNEPQYDPLHPIECLETRLKIVVFKSFEGYGKQVDFAKFFVLNAKVLDKIEFEVRNQYSSETVAYEHKLLQVENRASREARVEFRTTSY, translated from the exons ATGGAGAATAATAAGGAGGCTGCGGGCgcggctgcgggggcggcggcggccgaatcCGACGGGACCGCAGAGAAGCGGGCACGGAGTGGCGACTGCGACGACGCCGCCGACGatttcatcagcagcctccccgacgccgtcctcggcaccatcatctccctcctccccaccAAGGACGGCGGCCGCACGCGGGTCCTCTCCCGCCGATGGCGCCACCTCTGGCGCTCCGCGCCTCTCAACCTCGAGGTCAGCACCCGAccccccgacgccgacgccgacgccgccggccCCGTCCCGACGTCCTCACGCGTCCCGCCCTCCGTCGTCTCCGAGATAATCTCCAAACACCCTGGCCCCGCACGCCGATTCTCCCTCCACTGCCGCGGCGACGGCGACCTCTGCCCCCAGGCGGAGAGCTGGCTTCGCTCCCGCGCCCTCGCCAACCTCCAGGAGCTCGATATCAGCTACGCCGAACCCCCGCTGCTGACATCGGTTCTCCGCTCTGCATCCAACATCCTTGTCGCCAAGATCAGCCATTGTGATTTCGAGCCGGCCATGATCAATTTCCCCTTCCTCAAGAAGCTCTCCCTGTTTCGCCTTACCATCTCAGCGGACCTCTTCCCCGGACTGTTATCCTGCTGCCATGCCTTGGAGAGCTTATCCATGACCAAAGTTCGTGCTGTGGGCTGTCTCCGTCTTAGCTCGCCGACCATTAGGACCATCATCTTCCGTCATAGCTATGGTGAAACCGCAGAACTGGTCATCGAGGATGCTCCTCGCCTCGTGAGGTTACTAGTGCCTTATTGTGAGAGGGATGATAGTGTGACTGTCAGGGTAATTAGGGCGCCTAATCTGGAGATATTGGGCCCTTTCTTCGTTGTTGTCTCCAAGCTCCTACTCTTCCAG GGAATAAGCCTGGTCAGCTCCACAAACTCGATGCGCACTTTGAAGGTTTTGGCTCTCAAGTCTTCTGGGCAGAAATTGAATGCAGTTCTTAACATCCTTAGGGGGTTCCCCTGTTTGGAAAAGCTTTGTGTTATT TTTCATACAAACCGTGAGAGGAATGATGACAATGAGCCTCAGTATGACCCACTACATCCAATCGAATGCCTTGAGACCCGTCTAAAAATAGTGGTGTTTAAGTCATTTGAGGGCTATGGCAAACAGGTTGACTTTGCGAAGTTCTTTGTATTGAATGCAAAGGTGCTAGACAAAATAGAATTTGAAGTAAGAAATCAGTACAGCAGTGAGACAGTGGCTTATGAACACAAGCTGCTACAGGTGGAAAACAGAGCTTCCCGAGAGGCTCGGGTTGAATTCAGGACTACTTCATACTGA